From Equus przewalskii isolate Varuska chromosome 7, EquPr2, whole genome shotgun sequence, one genomic window encodes:
- the ZCCHC8 gene encoding zinc finger CCHC domain-containing protein 8 isoform X3: protein MKDCPMPRNAARISEKRKEYMDACGETNNQNFQQRYHAEEVEERFGRFKPGVISEELQDALGVTDKSLPPFIYRMRQLGYPPGWLKEAELENSGLALYDGKDGADGETEAGEVQQNKSVTYDLSKLVTYPGFNISTPRGIPDEWRMFGSIPMQACQQKDVFANYLTSNFQVSSVRPGSKRSSQSSTSSPKKQKKESSSAASPADMELDSDAEVPRGSPSSEAFQFQPPLPPGTPPPLPRGTPPPIFTPPLPKGTPPLTPSDSPQTRTASAAVDADALTLEELEEQQRRIWAALEQAESVNSDSDIPADTPLTGNSVASSPCPNELDLPFPVGKTPEKQTPEEPEVPGTCAKESEVDRPSSPDSEAASLCQKEKKESTQVDSQGALLDNGSVVSNCDIRNGGSHVDTSPSTATKVHSPIPDMSKFATGITPFEFENMAESTGMYLRIRNLLKNSPRNQQKNKKASD, encoded by the exons ATGAAAGATTGCCCAATG CCTCGAAATGCTGCCCGaataagtgaaaagagaaaagaatatatggATGCCTGTGGTGAGACAAACAATCAGAATTTTCAGCAGCGATACCATgcagaagaagtagaagaaagattTGGAAGATTCAAGCCAGGAGTTATTAG TGAGGAACTTCAGGATGCACTGGGTGTGACGGACAAGAGCCTTCCGCCTTTCATCTATCGGATGCGCCAGCTCGGGTACCCACCAGGCTGGCTCAAAGAGGCCGAATTGGAGAATTCAGGGCTTGCACTCTATGATGGAAAAG ATGGTGCTGACGGGGAGACAGAAGCTGGAGAAGTACAACAGAATAAAAGTGTCACCTACGATCTCTCGAAATTGGTAACCTATCCAGGTTTTAATATATCTACTCCCAGAGGAATTCCAGAT gAGTGGCGGATGTTTGGTTCCATACCGATGCAGGCATGTCAACAGAAGGACGTGTTTGCCAATTACCTTACTTCTAACTTCCAAGTG TCGAGTGTGAGGCCTGGCAGCAAGAGGTCGTCTCAGTCCAGCACTAGCAGTCccaagaagcagaagaaggagaGCAGCTCCGCCGCCTCGCCCGCCGACATGGAGCTCGACTCAG ATGCAGAGGTCCCACGTGGTTCTCCGAGCAGCGAAGCTTTTCAGTTTCAGCCACCACTGCCCCCTGGCACTCCTCCCCCTCTGCCACGGGGAACTCCTCCACCCATCTTCACCCCTCCGCTCCCCAAAGGCACCCCGCCGCTGACTCCCAGTGACTCACCACAAACCAGAACAGCATCTGCAGCTGTGGATGCGGACGCACTGACTCTGGAAGAACTCGAAGAGCAGCAGAGGCGGATCTGGGCGGCCCTCGAGCAGGCTGAGAGCGTAAACAGCGATTCTGATATTCCCGCTGACACGCCCTTGACTGGGAATTCAGTTGCCTCTTCACCTTGTCCAAACGAACTAGACCTCCCTTTCCCAGTGGGAAAAACACCTGAAAAACAGACTCCAGAGGAGCCTGAGGTCCCAGGTACTTGTGCAAAGGAATCGGAAGTTGACCGTCCCTCGAGTCCGGATTCTGAGGCTGCATCGCTTtgtcagaaggaaaagaaagaatctaCTCAGGTAGACTCTCAAGGTGCTCTTCTTGATAATGGCAGCGTTGTGTCAAACTGTGACATTAGGAATGGAGGCAGCCATGTGGACACCAGTCCTTCAACAGCCACTAAAGTTCATAGTCCCATACCTGACATGAGCAAGTTTGCAACTGGAATAACACCATTTGAATTTGAGAATATGGCAGAATCTACTGGAATGTACCTCAGGATAAGAAACTTGTTAAAGAACTCGCCCCGAAaccagcaaaaaaacaaaaaggcttcTGATTAA